The window GCGTCGGGTTTTTGAGTATATCACCCTCGGTAAATGTGAGCTTCAAGGATTGTTCCATAGGAAATTTTGCTGGTTTTGCACCAAGTAACCTTGCTTCTTGAAGAATATCTAAAGTGTACTTGCGTTGATTGATCGAAATTCCCATCTTAGAACGAGCTATTTCAACcccgagaaaatattttagcaatcTAAGGTCCTTAAGCTTGAAACACGATGCAAGGAAAACTTTCACATTGTTTATACTCTCTAGATTATTCCCTGTTATGatcatatcatcaacatataataaaatggcTGTGAATGAGTTTCCACACACCTTGGTGAAAAGAGAATGATCAGCCTGCGATTGTTGGAAGCCAAAATTTGTGATGGCAGATAGAAACTTATGAAACCATGATCGGGAGGCTTGTTTTAATCCATATAAAGATTTATGAAGTCGACATACAAGTGACTCCCCATGTCGATGAAAACATGGAGGAGGGTGCATATACACTTCCTCGGTGAGATTTCCATGTAAAAAGGCATTTTGAACATCCATTTGGTGAAGTTCCTAACCATGAATAGAGGCAAGAGCAAGAAGACAACGAAATGTGGTGAGTTTTGCGACAGGAGCGAAGGTCTCATGATAATCAATGCCTTCTCGTTGGTTGAATCCTTTGGCAACAAGGCGGGCTTTGTATCGCTCGATAGTCCCattagagttatatttgatcttgaacacccatttacatccaataAGACGACACCCCGAGGGAAGAGTGACGAGAGACCAAGTCTTGTTTGCCTCTAGTGGTGAAAGTTCAGCCTTCATCACCTCAATCCATTTTGGATCCTTGCATGCTTGCTCATATGTTTCTGGTTCTAACACACATGAAACAACATGGATGAAGGAACGATGAGCCCGAGAAATATTGGAGTAGGACACATACCTGGATATTGGATGTTTGGTGCCAGATCCAACTGGAAGAGATGAGTCTGTAGCAGGAAGAGCATGGTTGATATGATAATCTTGGAGGTGAGATGGTACACGTCTTTGACGAGTGGATTGTCGAAATGTTGTCTCAGGAATTGTTCGAGTTTTGGTCACTACAGATGTTGCTTCAAGTTCTGGTTGATCAGGCGGTTCAAAATGATTTGTTGCGGTTGATTGAGGTTCAAAATTAGTGGGGTTATTGGGAGCAATCCAGTTGTTCTGTGTGGGTGAAGTAGTGGAGATGACCTCTTCATCTATTTCTATTGGTTTGGGCTAGTGTGTTGTCTTGATCATTATTATGCATGGTGGAGtatggaaaaatattttcatgaaaaacaACATCTCGTGAGGTGAGTAATTTTCTTTCTGTGAAATCATAAACAAGATATCCTTTTTGCCCTGATGGGTACCCAAGAAAAACACATCGTTGTGATCGGGCAGCAAATTCGTGAGTAGGATGGATATTTGTGGCAAAACATAGGCAGCCATATGTACGCAAGTGTGAGTAAAGGGGAATCTTTTTGTGTAATCGTTCATACGGTGTTTTGTTGGATAAAAGTGGTGTAGGCAAACGATTAATGAGATAGCAAGCCGTCTTCACATGTTCTCCCCAAAATTTTAAAGGAAGATTTGCTTGAAAGCGTAAAGCACGAGCAACATTTAAAAGATGACGATGCTTGCGTTCCACTACCCCGATTTGTTGGGGTGTGTAGATACAAGATCGATGAAAGTTTGTGCCACACTCAATGAAAAATGTTGCTAAGGAAAGAAATTCTAGTCCATTGTCagacctcatgttttaattgAACGATTGTATTGAGTTTTGAcccaagtaaaaaaaattttaatgagGGATTGGGTTTCAGATTTATTACGCATGAGATGAACCCAAGTGTAACGAGAAAAGTCATCCACAATAGTTAAAAAATAACGTGCTCCATAATAAGAATAAATCATATGTGGCCCCCAAATGTCGCAATGTATCAAATCAAAAGGCTCATGACTAGAAATATTACTAGCTGAAAATGGTAGACGTGATTGTTTTGCTAGATGACAAACATCACAAATATTATTGAAATCAAAAGAAATTTCTGGAATAGTTTGACACGAGCATCATTTCCTTGTGAGAATCTGTCATATAAATCATTCCAAACATCAAGTGCAGATTCAGCATAAATGATGCTTTCGGCAATATCGAGATGAATGACATTGAGGATCCACGATAATACCATATGATTGCAACGTTCAAATGCCGTAAACTTGTCGTCTTCAGCCTCCGATGCTTTGATTGTCCCATTGATGATTCCGATTTTGTTTTTAGCACTTAAGGCTATGCGCATTGCACGACTCCACTGCCCGTAGTTATTCCCATCGAATAATTTGGAGACAAGAACCAAACCGGGATGATCGGATTGTTGTAAGATTAGCGGATCCGATTGGTTTGTTCCGATCTCCGATTTCTTCCCTTCATCTCCCATTGCAGCGAGAATAATTTCTCAGAACCAAtgatgctctgataccatgaaaGAAATTAAAAGGGATAGGTGATAGAATCTTTGGTTGGAAGTAAATAATATATGTCACTACCGAGACTTACAAGAATGTATATATACTATCACAAAGAATTTAAGCTATTAATCCTAATTGATTTGCATAAGAGAAAAATTGATTCTAACATGATTTATTTACATAAATACAAGAACGAGATCCGGGNGCTTTAACTGGCCCTAGCTTGTCCACGTAAAGTTAGAAGCTTCATCGATATTCGAACACATGCATGGGAGGGAGTACGTTTAATTTCTcgtaaaattttgttttcccaTGTTCCCAATCACGCTTTTGCCTTTATTTTTCATCATCACATCAGCATGCATCTACGTAGAAGCTAGCTTTAAACCCTTTAACGTTAACATCCCCGAGCCCTGCAGCCGAAAAAGGTTGTCTTCCATTGTTACACCACAGCCTTAAAATACCTGTAGCTCGATCCCCGCGGCTTTGGTTTGGTTATATCCATTAATCTAAAGTAAAATGCTTAAACAATCGAGCGAGACTCCGTACGTTAAAAAATTTTgtaggaaaattaaaattacatttttggtcACATTTTCCAATTTAAGTCCATTATAATTCAATTGCCAAATGAATGTTCATTGCAAGAAATTAAATATGTCTTTATTATGCACTTAACAACGATGTAACGTTAATATTACACCAAGCTATACGaaagattaattaataaatgaaTTTCTAGCTTATTGTACTCACTCCTTCACATTTTATAAATGTCACTCTCTATCCGATTGATATCATTTGCCAAAATGAAAGCAAGATTGGGTTTCTTTCGATATATATAATTCCAAATTCTGAGTGATCAGTTGTGTGTGTATTCAAGTggaagtttgaaaaaaaaagttgcaAGATTGATTGCTTAGGTGATACCTAAGGAATATATATGGAAGGGTAAAGTAGAAAAAAGGGCATGAAAGTTAGATACTCTTTGTCCGCTTTCCCCCAGATAAATTCTTTGGTCCTAGCTAGCTGTAGTAATTTGTTTTTCGTTTGTATATTACATTTACTGACGAACGCGCGCCAACAATTTTAATGAGAGTGGTgatcttatcttttatttcgaaaagtaatatatacatatgtagATTGAGTGCAGTGTCAATGGTCTTGCATTTTCCTGCTTTTTAATCCTCCACGGCCATGATtatctttttttgttttataatgaTTGGGACTAACAAAGAACAACTAACTGAAAAGCATTGGTCCAAGAAGATTGTCTCAGTTAATCATTAGTGTGGGATAATTACATAATAACTCCACAAAGACTGAAAACGACCCACGAGGCTTTgattcctttctttttttttaaaaaaaaaaaaaaccctcctCNGGGAAAGCAAACATGTTTATTCATTGTACAAATCTTATAACAAATTAGAGGATGAGATTCATTACGCTAGTGATAGTAAGCAAACCAACTTTAAATTCCTTCTGGTGTTAACACTTACACTAAAATTAAGTACTCGCGGTTAACACGTAATAAACTGTAACTGTACGGTTGTGATGAAGATGGATTCACGAATCACCCGAACGGCGAGTTTCGGCTTTGTGTTGTCACCCCTCCGGCACTGATGGCCTGGTGGTTCATTCTCTCTACCCTGTGTCGTGGAGACGGGCAATTTTCGAGCTTTCCGGCATTGAATTTCTTCTCCCTCAACGCCGCTTGATCACCAGATAAAACAGTCTTCGTTTCATAAATATGATCTCCCACTGGACCCATATCACTCCCTTTATCAATGGAAAATTGTGGCGCAGGATGAATTTTAGCATCATCAATATTACATGAGGCAGCAGCTGCACCCAATTCTTGGAGCCTTAAGTCGTCGGCCCAAACTAAAGGGCTCTTCCCATTGCTGTTACTGTATGGATTAGGCCTCTTTTTGGTCAAGAAATTACTATCGTTGTTGTTGCTACTCGGGATGAATGAGTCCATGGAAGATGTTCTCTCCATGGTTTGACGATGAAGCTGTTGTTCGTGTTGATGCTCAGTGGTTCCATATATGTTGAGGTCTTGAAGAGTTGGGAAATTCACCGGTGGCCAGAAGTCTTTCATGCCGGAAGTTTCGGTGCCAATATTGGGCGGCATCTTGTTGAAGCTCCCGCTAACAGTAGCGGCCGATGGCATGTTTTCACCCGCTAGAGTTTGGCATGCTTTTTCAAGAATGGCCTGCATGTATTTCCCTTGAGCCTCAATTCTCAACTGCAGGTGTTTTTGCACCTGTAATTATCAGTATccgaataaatttttttactctTAGCAACTACACAAGTAAAATCattataaaaaaagaataattttCAGTTGTTTAATCTTGCAGATTACCTCTAATTGTTCATGGAGTCTTCTGTTCAcctccatttgcatcctataattgcataaataaatttaggaaaagatatccatatatatattttcattttacaaATCTCCAAAACACTAGAACATATCCTTCAATGGGATCAAAATGATAATATATCGTACTCGTTCATGCTGCGACCAAGCATTCCAGACGACGAGGCAATATTGTTTCGTTGAAGTTCAATCGAAGAAGCTGAATCAAGtaggtaattaaaataataatgaatacATCTAAAAGGATAAGAAAACATGCAAGTTAATATGGGCATGTAGCCACCTAGTTTCTTACCATCTTTCATTGAATGATCACTGAGTTCCTTGTGAGGTTGCTTTCCCAACCTGAATTtctgggaaaaaaaatcaagaaacttAGATATATTCGTAACCCTACACCACAAACTCAATAGAACTCAGATTTAAAAAGGAAAGTTTTTTGTTTCTAAAGaaaccaaaataaattaaaggaaTCTAAACCTGAAGATGGCTCTTGAGATGATATAGAGTTAGACCCTTAACCCCCATAACTCTCATGATCGTCTTCGGCGTTGCCTCTGAGTTACAAAGGTACAAATCATTAAGAAAGAGCATGATTaacataacaataataatactCTAAATTAAAGAATATCATCAAATCTATTTTAGTACATATACCAACGaaattatgtgtgtgtgtgtgtgtgtgtgtatctaAGTATGTATATGCGTGTGAGTGTGTATTACTATAAATACATACTATCAGGGCCACCAAGCTGCGTAACAGCATCAACAAATCGTTCATGAAGTTCAACGGTCCACCGGAGGCGAGGCTTTGGATCAGTGGTGAGAACAAGCCCCGAGTCCCCTTGAACACACACGGGACGCTCGTGAGCGTTAATCATACTCGGTGGCTTCTTCGGATGGAACATTATTCTCTTTAAGGCTCGCCCGCACACTCACAGAGACTCTCCCTCTCTGTCTGCTGCAATGGAATAAGAAGAGATTCAAGAATAAATACTGTAAGGGAGATATATATACAGAGAGGGAGAGAGAAATCTAGGATGGGAAGAAAAGTTTTGAGTGGGAGAAAAGAGGTTGGGTTTCTCAAATAGAATGCATCAAGCACAATTTAAACCTAAAGAAGAAAGGCTAAAGTAAAGACAATTTGTATTTATGCTACCCACAAGTCATCTTTATCAGTCAAGAATTCAAACCCAGTACAcaatttgtttattattatttaacaaCAATATATTTCAGGAGATAAATGCATACCCTAAATTGTCATGAATGTAGacttttttgtgtatttttaatGTGCAGTGGAGCGGGGCTCTACATACAATCATGATATATATGTGCAATTGGATGCGTGTCACACCTTAAGCTTCAGATGTAACTAGTATTACTAATTTATATGTCCAGTTCTAGTTTCATTTATTGTGTGAAGACCCGAACACCTGAATTTTTACTGGACTATTTCACCTCGTTTTGGCACCATATTTTCGAATTCATGGAACCTAATGCAACTATATTCTTGAAAGTTTGAACAGCCACATTACTTTTATTTAATCACATTATTGACCACCAATACTCTCGATCCCATCAATATCAATTGTCTAACAGCCATTTGATGGTTGCATTGTGACCTTAAATAGGCCGTTAATAGccttaaaatcaagaataattGCAGCTTATTCAGATTCCACTTCTTTCTCCATAAATAGTAGATTAACATTTGAAAGAAAGCACACAATATATGCCAATGTCCAGAATTCTTCATCCTCTCTGCAGAGCTCCAAATCTAATTTCTATTATTCAGAGTATACCACACGACGTTATGAATATGTTGTCCAAAATCAGCCCAATCCAACAGTTCTATTTTTTCCAAAGACTTTTGCAAGAAAACTACACAGATTCTATACGAGAAGACAACATATGCAGTTCTTCGTCTATACTCCTCGATCTTCAAATGACCTTCAAACCCAATCACCACAGTTCATAATTTAGTTCACTTTATTTTGAATTCACTAACCAAATTTCAGATCGATCTGATGGTTCAATAAGTCGCAGAGACttctgaaatttaaaaaaaaattagattgaCGCGAATCCGAAAAATCGTGTGAGTTGACTTTCTCATTTAACTCGAGATGTTTTAAAACTGACCAACATATATGTATTGTATGTATTTAAAGTCCGATTTCTTAAATATGTATTTATGAAGCACTGGAACATTGTGAACTAatgatatgaatatatattctgaacatacATGATTCCTAATTCGTGGCCTCACCTCTTAGAAGAGAGAACATATAGGTGACTGATATCAGTTAGCCatgaaatttataattcatttagtGCATAATTCCGATACTTGtttatt of the Primulina huaijiensis isolate GDHJ02 chromosome 1, ASM1229523v2, whole genome shotgun sequence genome contains:
- the LOC140988667 gene encoding myb family transcription factor IPN2-like isoform X1, which gives rise to MFHPKKPPSMINAHERPVCVQGDSGLVLTTDPKPRLRWTVELHERFVDAVTQLGGPDKATPKTIMRVMGVKGLTLYHLKSHLQKFRLGKQPHKELSDHSMKDASSIELQRNNIASSSGMLGRSMNEMQMEVNRRLHEQLEVQKHLQLRIEAQGKYMQAILEKACQTLAGENMPSAATVSGSFNKMPPNIGTETSGMKDFWPPVNFPTLQDLNIYGTTEHQHEQQLHRQTMERTSSMDSFIPSSNNNDSNFLTKKRPNPYSNSNGKSPLVWADDLRLQELGAAAASCNIDDAKIHPAPQFSIDKGSDMGPVGDHIYETKTVLSGDQAALREKKFNAGKLENCPSPRHRVERMNHQAISAGGVTTQSRNSPFG
- the LOC140988667 gene encoding myb family transcription factor IPN2-like isoform X2, with translation MFHPKKPPSMINAHERPVCVQGDSGLVLTTDPKPRLRWTVELHERFVDAVTQLGGPDKATPKTIMRVMGVKGLTLYHLKSHLQKFRLGKQPHKELSDHSMKDASSIELQRNNIASSSGMLGRSMNEMQMEVNRRLHEQLELRIEAQGKYMQAILEKACQTLAGENMPSAATVSGSFNKMPPNIGTETSGMKDFWPPVNFPTLQDLNIYGTTEHQHEQQLHRQTMERTSSMDSFIPSSNNNDSNFLTKKRPNPYSNSNGKSPLVWADDLRLQELGAAAASCNIDDAKIHPAPQFSIDKGSDMGPVGDHIYETKTVLSGDQAALREKKFNAGKLENCPSPRHRVERMNHQAISAGGVTTQSRNSPFG